In the genome of Methanococcoides burtonii DSM 6242, the window GAACAGGGATGTTCTTTGATCCAGTAAGGATTGCGATCAGCAGGATAGTTATGACAGAAGACGCCTTAGCGACCGTAAGAGGCCAGAACACAGCATCTTCACTGAACATATCAACAGAAATAAAGAAGATGCCAAACCCTACCCCTGCCAACAGAGGCAGCACAATATCCTGTCTCCTTATATCGCCATTATCATCACTGCTGCTTATCAACCACATTGCCACAAGTGCTACGACAAACCCTGTCATCTGATAGACCGACGGCAACCCTTCCTTAAGAGCACCATATATCACCGGCAAAGCTACCGTAACAATTGCAGAGACAGGAGCGACCACACCCATTTTCCCCTGCGAAAGAGCACGGTACAAAACGACAAGACCAAGGCTTCCCGCCACACCTGCAACAAAGCCCCAGAAGATGCCACCACCCTGTGGAAACTGTTCGGAGAAAACGATAGCCAGTATTGGAAGCAGGATCAGACCTACAGCCTGCATTAGAATGACGACATAATACTCATTGGTACGCTTTGAAGCAAAGCCACCTCCGAAATCAGCTGCACCCCATACTGCAGCTGAAGCAAGACCTAAGAGAATGACAAGGAACTCAGCTGGGATCATTTTAGTAACTCCTGATAAAGTATAGGGGGTTTCCGGCTAGATTCCCTCATTTCTATAAATAGATTATCACAAGAGAAATATTAAGAATCGATGCCAGGACATTGTTCATTGACAGCAGGTATCAACAAAGAAACTGGCTCTATATATATCAGTATCATTAATGTATCTAATATCCTAATGATACTTAACTGATGCACTAAAAAGGAGAGAAAAAAAATGTATTGCTATCAATGTGAAGAAACTATTAACGGACAATCCTGTACCAAAGCCGGAGCATGCGGAAAGACAGCGAATGTTGCAGACCTTCAGGACCAACTTACATACATCCTCAAGGGGATCGCATATTATAATCAGAAAGCAAGGGAGAATGGGATAAAAGACAAAAATGTCGATAGCTTCCTCATGAAAGCACTATTCTCAACTGTCACTAACACTAATTTCAGTTCAAGTGACTTTAATAAGTTCATCAATGAAGGCATCTCACTGAGAGAGAGCATCAAAAAGAACCTCACAACAAGGAAAATCAACCTTGGAAAAACAAAGGACATGTCCTTCGGTGAAAAGGTAAAAACAACCCTTGGAGTAAGCCATCCTGAGACAAGGTTCACCATCCCGGAAGCTGCAATAATCAATACTGAAGCATTGAAGACAGCAAGCGTAGGAGTTCTTAATACCCAGAACGAAGACATCAGATCCCTCAGAGAGCTGCTGGTCTACGGTTTGAAAGGTCTGGCTGCATATGCACACCATGCAGAAGTTCTTGGATACACCGATGAGACACTATCCGAGTTCGCCGAAAAGGCACTTGCTTCAACCCTTGATGACAGCCTGAGTGTTGATGA includes:
- a CDS encoding DMT family transporter, translated to MIPAEFLVILLGLASAAVWGAADFGGGFASKRTNEYYVVILMQAVGLILLPILAIVFSEQFPQGGGIFWGFVAGVAGSLGLVVLYRALSQGKMGVVAPVSAIVTVALPVIYGALKEGLPSVYQMTGFVVALVAMWLISSSDDNGDIRRQDIVLPLLAGVGFGIFFISVDMFSEDAVFWPLTVAKASSVITILLIAILTGSKNIPVRGALPLIILAGIFDAGGNLFFALASQVGRVDIATVVASLYPASTVLLAWIFLKERLALNQWMGVVLALVAVVFISL